The Christiangramia forsetii KT0803 DNA segment ATTGCTCAGTATGACTTTTTCTAGTCTTAATTCTTATACACTTGATTATAAAATATAAATACTCTATAATCCTTGTCAATTCAATATATCAATGAACTTCGATCAATTATCAATGAGCAGTTATCAATTAACAATCCTAAAATTGCCTGATGATCATTGCTTATTGTTTATTGATCATTGTCTAGTTAAAACCCAAGGATTCGAACCTCTACTCTCGCCCCGTTCGGCGGTCTCTTTTAATCTCAATCTGTAATTTTTGAACGTGTGCTCTCTCTCAAAGCGGGTGCAAATATACAATGCTTTTTCTTTACCAACCAAAACTTTTTTGATAAAAATTTTAGTTTCTTTTTAAAGACTTCAGCAGCAATTCCCTAACCCCCCTTTCTCTGAATGAACATCACTTCGTTTCCAAAGCGGGTGCAAATATAAAACGACTTCTGCTCTCCAACCAAATAAAAAACAATCTTTTTTTTAGTTAATTTTTGAAGTCCTTTCCTATCGTATACCCCATTCTCATTACTGTCAGTGAACATCTCGCTCGTTTTGTAAGCGGCTGCAAATATACACCAACTTCTTTCTTCCTGCCAAATAAATTATTAAATTTTTTTAAGAAAAATTAAGACTAATTTATAAGCTACTGAACATCAGAAAGAACTGGTGATGATCACTTGGTTCTTTTTTTTGTAGAATTGCGATTATTCCATTTATCGCTAAGATCGAGGTATTCAAAATCAAGCGCGGAAGCCTGCCTTTCCAAAATATTATCCCTGAAAGATCTTTGTAAAATATCTTCAATAAGAAAATCTTCCTGATCTGATTCCGGGTGATATTCTTCTTTTAAGGAGATATCAAACATGCTTGCCGTGGTATTATACCAAAATGCCCTCCATCCGCTCTTCAACTCTTTTACTAGATCGAATGTAGTAATCCCCGTTTGTCTGTGTATAAGTTTGACTAAGATCTGACCTTCAGTCCTGGTAAGCTTTTTTAATTCTACAGAAAATTCTTCTTCAATATAATTCTGCACAATTTTGGTGTATTTTTTCTGCGCTCGTTTTGATTTAATATCATCAAGCCTGGAATTCAATTCTATTAACCTTTCAGAAGCAAGTTTAGCATATGGATATACCTTTCTAGTTTTCCTCCTTAATATAAGGTAACGTTTTCTGTCTGTGTTACTATCAAATTTTAATTTACGTAATAAAACAACTTCTTCAAGATCTATTGCTTCACGAGGAATAGAATCCCCAGCTATGATCATATATTTTTTCTGCAGGGTATCATTCTCAATTGAGTCTACTTCAACAGGTTTATGAGTATCCTGAGCGGCTACACTAAACCCTATTAAAAATATCGATATGAATAAAAATCTGATCACCATATATAATTTGAACTTTTCAGAATCATTTTCACCAAAATCATTCCAAAATTAATCAATAGCAAGTTGTTACCCATCTAAAACTTTTTAAATTCGTAAAAATTAAAATGACAATGAAGAAAAGTGAAGTACTTGACAAAAAATCATTAGAGTTTCTAGAGACTTATTTAAATAATGCAGCTCCAACCGGTTATGAATCTGAAGGACAGAAATTATGGATGGAGTATTTAAAACCATACGTGGATGAGTTTATTACTGATACCTATGGTACTGCCGTGGGAGTGATAAATCCGGAAGCTAAATATAAGGTAGTTATAGAGGGCCATGCAGATGAAATTTCATGGTATGTAAATTATATAAGTGATGAAGGCTTAATCTATGTTGTACGAAATGGTGGGAGCGACCATCAGATCGCGGCATCTAAAAGAGTAAATATCCATACTAAAAAGGGAATTGTAAAGGGAGTATTTGGCTGGCCAGCCATTCACACCAGAGATAAAGAAAAAGAACAATCCCCGAAAATGGACAATATCTGTATAGATGTTGGATGTGATAATAAAGAGGATGTTGAAAAACTGGGAGTACATGTAGGTTGCGTGATCACGTATCCAGATGAGTTCTTTGTGTTGAACGGAGATAAATTTGTTTGTCGTGCTCTTGATAACCGAATTGGAGGTTTTATGATTGCTCAGGTAGCGAGACTTCTAAAGGAGAATAAGAAAGAATTACCTTTCGGATTATATGTCACAAATTCTGTTCAGGAAGAGATTGGATTGAGAGGCGCTGAAATGATCACTCACAGGATTCAACCGAATGTTGCTATTGTTACCGATGTGACTCACGACACTACCACTCCAATGATCGAAAAGAAAACTAATGGATTAAATAAAATTGGAGACGGACCCGTAATTTCGTATGCTCCTGCAGTTCAGAATAAACTGAGAGAACTTATTCTGGATACTGCAGAAAACAAAAAGATTCCTTTCCAAAGACATGCATCTTCCAGATTTACCGGGACAGATACTGATGCTTTTGCCTACAGTAATGGCGGAGTTCCTTCAGCATTGATTTCTTTACCATTAAGATATATGCACACTACGGTAGAAATGGTTCATCGAGATGATGTTGAAAATGTGATTAATCTTATCTATGAATCTCTTCTGAATATTAAAGAAGGAGATAGTTTTAGTTACTTCGACTAGATTCAACATCACATAATTTATTGTTAAACTCCCTGAAATCAGGGAGTTTAATTTTTTCAGACCTAAATATTTCACAATTTTTTAAATATATGTATTTAGGTTTCGAAGTATATTTAAATAAAAAATTATGACCCTGTCGCCTGATGATGTTGAAACAGTAATGTCTAACCCACACGAAGCTGTAAAACTGGCAAATCTTCGATACGTTTCTGAGAACCTTTTATCTATTGAAAGAAAAAAAGTTGGACGAGGCTTTGCTTATTATAAAAAGGAAGAAAAAATTTCAGATAAGAAGACTCTTGAAAGAATTAAAGAATTGGTTATTCCACCTGCATGGAAAGATGTGAAAATTACTCATCTCTCTAACGGACATCTTCAAGTTGTGGGGAGAGATGAAAAGGAACGAAAACAATACTTATATCATGCCACCTGGTCAAAAATTCGAAATCAGACGAAATTTTTTAAAATGACTTCTTTTGGTAAAATGTTACCAAAAATTAGAAAACAAGTAGATTCAGATTTGTCATTAGAAGGTATGCCCAAAAGAAAAGTTTTGGCGCTTGTGATCAGACTCATGGAAGAAACACATATTAGAGTCGGAAATCATTATTATGCCAAAAACAATAAAACTTATGGCCTATCAACTTTTAGAACCCGACATGTAAAAACCTTTAAAAACGGAATTAAATTTGAATTTATTGGAAAAAAAGGGAAAGAACATTCAATTACTGTTGAAGACAAGCTATTAATAGACCTTATCAATCAATGTGAAGAAATACCGGGATGGGAGCTTTTCAAATTCTATAATGAAAATGGTGAAAAACAAAGTATAGATAGTGAAATGATCAATGACTACATCCATGAAATTAGCGGTGATATGTATTCGGCAAAAGATTTCAGAACCTGGTCTGCTTCCAAAATATTTTTTGAAACACTTATTGAAAAGGGATATATCGAAGATGAAAAGGAAAATAAAAAGAATATTCTTGAAGGTTTTGATGCGGCTGCAGAAGGTTTAGGGAATACTCGCGCTGTTTGTAGAAGTTATTATATTCATCCAAAACTTATTGAGACTTATGAAACAGGCGAGATAATCCCTTATTTTAAAAAAGTAAAGGAAGACAAAGCGCCAACCTATGCGCAACTTTCAGAAACTGAAAAAGTAATTCATAAACTTATAAAGGATTATAAAATAAAAATTGAAGATTAATATAGTTCCATATTTGTCATAATTCAGATAAATTTGAATTATGACGAATTCAATTGCTTCCAGAATTGCAGATTTTCTGAGTAACTTCCCCCCTTTTTCATTATTGGATAATTCACAATTAGAATTAATCGCCAATGAGATAAAAGTAATGTACTTTGAACAGGGGCAGACGATATTTTCAAGAGATGAGAACGTACATGATTATTTTTATATAGTTCAAAAAGGCGCCGTAGATCTACAGAAACTGGATGCAAACCAGGAGCCTGAAACTATCGACAAATGTGACGAAGGAGATGTTTTTGGATTGCGCCCCTTATTTGCAAAAGAGAATTACCAAATTAACGCGATTACCGATGAGGAAAGTGTGATCTATGCTATCCCATTAACTGTATTTAAACCCTACGCTATTAGCAATCCACACGTTGGAAACTTCCTTATGGAGAGTTTTGCTTCCAATACCAGAAATCCTTATTCCAATGAGCATCGAGGGAAACTAATTTCTGATGATGAGAGTATCGGCTTTAAAAAAGAGGCCCTGTTTGAATTACAGCAAATTCCAATTGTAAAAAAGATGGTTACGGTTTCTCCAGATACAAGTATTCAGAAATCGGCCATATTAATGAGCAAACGCAGGGTGGGATCTGTTATAATTGTTGAGGAAGAAAAACCTGTTGGTATAGTGACCGATGTAGATTTTAGAGAATTGGTTGCTACAGGCAAACTACCAATTGAAAGTCCCATAAGTGAAGTTATGAATTCGCCTGTCATTTGTTATTCTAAAAAGCTGACCATTGCCCAGGCCCAGCTAATAATGATGAAACAAAATATCAATCATATTTGTATTACCAAAGATGGTACTCCCAATACCAAAGTGAAAGGAATTGTTTCTGAACATGACATTATTGTTTCCCAGGGAAATAATCCGGCTGTTTTAATGAAAGCTATCAACAGGGCCAGCAGCACCAAGAAATTAAAACGGATCAGGAATAAAATTATGATCCTTTTAAACGGGTATCTTAAAAGTAATATTCCGCTTACCCACACATCAAATATTATATTCGAGCTTAATGATGCCACCATTAAACGCACTATAAAAAGGTGTATAGATAAAATGGATTCACCTCTTCCCGTTAAATTCGCCTGGATGGCCTTAGGAAGTCAGGGTAGAAAAGAGCAGTTACTCCATACAGACCAGGATAATGCGCTGGTTTTTGAAGATGTCCCTGAAGATCAACTTGAAGAAGTCCGCGCATATTTTTTGAAACTTGCCACCAAAGTAACGAAGCGATTGAATATCATTGGATATGAATTTTGTCCTGCAGAAATGATGGCGAGAAATTCAAAATATTGTCTTTCCCTTTCTGAATGGAAAGATCAGTTTTCGCAATGGGTGACTACTTCCGGGAACGACGAGATTCTTTTATGCCAGATCTTTTTTGATTTTGATATTTCTTTTGGAGAAGTAAAACTCACTAATTCCATTTCAGACCATATATTCGATATATTAAAGGGAAACAAAAACTTCCTGAATCGATTGGCTGCGCAAGCCTTAAGAAATCCATCACCCCTCGGTTTTTTCAGGCAGTTTTTGGTAGAACAGGATGGTGAGAAAAAAGATCTTTTCGATATCAAAAAAAGGGGAATTATGCCTTTGACTGATGCTGGCCGATTACTGATACTGGAACACCGTGTGAAAAATATTAGCAATACTTCTGAAAGATTTGAAAAATTAGCCCAGTTAGAACCTAATAATAAAGAAATTTACCAGGCTTGCGCTTATTCCTCCAGAGCACTTATAAAATTTAGAACCAAGCAAGGACTTAAACATAAAGATAACGGAAGGTTTATAAATCTTGAGGATCTTGGTAAAGAGGACAAGATTAAATTAAAACGCTGTTTTAAAACAATTAAGGAAATTCAGGAACTCATAAAACTTAGATTTGAAACTACCTATTATTTATGATTAGGAAATGGTTTAATAAAAAGACTCCAAATCAAGACCTTCCATATTTCTGGCAGAATTACGCTCAAAGTTTCGAAGAAAAACTACCGGAAGAAGTTTCTGATATTAGATTTATAGTATTTGATACCGAGACAACAGGTTTTAATTATGATGAAGATAGAGTTCTAAGTATCGGAGCCGTGAGAATTGAAAATAACAGCATTGAGATAAGCGACAATTTTGAAGTATTTCTGGAACAAAAAAAATTCAATCCTGAAACCGTTAAGATCCATGGGATCATTCAGAATGAAAAGTTCGAGAAATTATCAGAATTAGAAGCGCTAAAAAAATTTCTTAGTTATATTCAAAATTCCGTATTGGTTGCTCATCACGCTGGTTTTGATATGAAAATGATCAATAAGGCACTTTCCAGAAACGGACTTCCTAAACTGAAGAATAAAGTGCTGGATACTTCCATACTCTATAAAAAAACCCGTATTGCCACCAATTTTATAGATCGGGACAAGATTTATTCTTTAGATGAGATCGCTGAAGCTTATAATATTGATCTTATAGATAGACATACCGCTTCTGGTGATGCCTATATTACTGCTTTGATTTTTATGAAATTACTGAGCCGTTTGAAGAAAAATAAAGATTCAACTTTAAAAGATATTTACAAATTATAAAAATCCTAAATTTCTTAACGAGATTATATTATTCAGAGATCTAAAGACAAGCGAGCAGAATAATCGCCAAAATATGAGTATAGTTAATAGAAGTATGTCTTTTTGAAAGCTAATCAAAAAACTCGTATTTCCAAGTATAGATTGACCACTCTGGAGAAATCGATTCAACTCTATATCTATCTTTAATTAAATAGATGTATTCATAATCTTTCAAAGAACTAAAATAATCTCCTCCACTATAAGGTTGATCCCTCCTGATATCGAAAATATTTTTTGAAAATGGTTTATAATTAACAGTGGCTCGCCAAGGCTCAATGGATTTTAAATAATATAATGGATTGATGACATCTGAATGATAATCTAAAAATTCACTTTGAAGTGTATCATTTAAATAGGTAGCAATTACATTTTCTCCTGAATATTCAAAATTCCTTTTTTGATATATTGATACATTGCCCTCTTCATGAATATATTCTAATTCAACTAAATTTCCATTATTATAAATAAGATTAGAAGTGCTATAATCAGTGGAAATAGTACAATTTTCACCATTCCAAATTATCTCATAATCCAAAGTGCCCGTACCACCATTCACTTCAATGAGCCTTCCATCCTCGTCATACTCAAAATAGACATTTTCACTACCTCCAAAATCTGCTTCTGTAACAAATCCCGATTCTATGGTATATTCTCTTTCCGCCAATATAGTAGAATCATTTGTTCCAAATTTTTTCCAATAGACAACTTCTTTAACTTTTGAAAAGTCCGGTATCGTTTCTGAAGAGTGATCATCTCCATTACTACTGCATCCTATGCTTAGGATTAAAAAAACCAATACATATAAAAATTTCATGTCTACGTGCTTTTAGCCAAATGCCTTTACAGTTTACCTTCTATAATATCTTCAACTACTTCCGGATTTAATAAAGTAGAGGTATCTCCTAAATCTGAAGTTTCATTCGATGCTATTTTTCTAAGAATACGACGCATAATTTTACCGCTTCTGGTTTTTGGTAAACCTTCCACAAACTGGATCTTCTCAGGTTTTGCAATAGGTCCTATCTTATCTGCGATTTGCTGATTGATCTCCTTTCTAAGGTTATCCTGATTCCTGGATTCACCAGATTCTTTCAGAATTACAAATCCGTATAAAGCATTACCTTTCACATCATGAGGAAATCCAACCACGGCAGATTCTGCTACAGCAGGATGTTCGTTAATAGCGTCTTCAATTGGAGCCGTACCTAAATTATGACCTGAAACAATGATCACATCATCTACCCTACCGGTAATTCTGTAATATCCCGTCTCATCTCTTAACGCACCATCACCCGTGAAATATTTATTTTCAAAGGCTGAAAAATAAGTCTCGCGATAACGGTCGTGATTTCCATAGATCGTTCTTGCCATGGAAGGCCATGGGAATTTTATACATAACCTACCATCTACCTGGTTGCCTTTAATTTCTTTCCCTTCCTCGTCCATCAAAACAGGCTGAATTCCGGGAAAAGGTAATGTAGCGAAAGTTGGTTTTGTGGGAGTCGCAAAAGGGATAGGAGAAATCATGATACCTCCGGTTTCCGTTTGCCACCATG contains these protein-coding regions:
- a CDS encoding 3'-5' exonuclease; the protein is MIRKWFNKKTPNQDLPYFWQNYAQSFEEKLPEEVSDIRFIVFDTETTGFNYDEDRVLSIGAVRIENNSIEISDNFEVFLEQKKFNPETVKIHGIIQNEKFEKLSELEALKKFLSYIQNSVLVAHHAGFDMKMINKALSRNGLPKLKNKVLDTSILYKKTRIATNFIDRDKIYSLDEIAEAYNIDLIDRHTASGDAYITALIFMKLLSRLKKNKDSTLKDIYKL
- a CDS encoding DUF294 nucleotidyltransferase-like domain-containing protein codes for the protein MTNSIASRIADFLSNFPPFSLLDNSQLELIANEIKVMYFEQGQTIFSRDENVHDYFYIVQKGAVDLQKLDANQEPETIDKCDEGDVFGLRPLFAKENYQINAITDEESVIYAIPLTVFKPYAISNPHVGNFLMESFASNTRNPYSNEHRGKLISDDESIGFKKEALFELQQIPIVKKMVTVSPDTSIQKSAILMSKRRVGSVIIVEEEKPVGIVTDVDFRELVATGKLPIESPISEVMNSPVICYSKKLTIAQAQLIMMKQNINHICITKDGTPNTKVKGIVSEHDIIVSQGNNPAVLMKAINRASSTKKLKRIRNKIMILLNGYLKSNIPLTHTSNIIFELNDATIKRTIKRCIDKMDSPLPVKFAWMALGSQGRKEQLLHTDQDNALVFEDVPEDQLEEVRAYFLKLATKVTKRLNIIGYEFCPAEMMARNSKYCLSLSEWKDQFSQWVTTSGNDEILLCQIFFDFDISFGEVKLTNSISDHIFDILKGNKNFLNRLAAQALRNPSPLGFFRQFLVEQDGEKKDLFDIKKRGIMPLTDAGRLLILEHRVKNISNTSERFEKLAQLEPNNKEIYQACAYSSRALIKFRTKQGLKHKDNGRFINLEDLGKEDKIKLKRCFKTIKEIQELIKLRFETTYYL
- a CDS encoding DUF4294 domain-containing protein, which produces MVIRFLFISIFLIGFSVAAQDTHKPVEVDSIENDTLQKKYMIIAGDSIPREAIDLEEVVLLRKLKFDSNTDRKRYLILRRKTRKVYPYAKLASERLIELNSRLDDIKSKRAQKKYTKIVQNYIEEEFSVELKKLTRTEGQILVKLIHRQTGITTFDLVKELKSGWRAFWYNTTASMFDISLKEEYHPESDQEDFLIEDILQRSFRDNILERQASALDFEYLDLSDKWNNRNSTKKRTK
- a CDS encoding DNA topoisomerase IB → MTLSPDDVETVMSNPHEAVKLANLRYVSENLLSIERKKVGRGFAYYKKEEKISDKKTLERIKELVIPPAWKDVKITHLSNGHLQVVGRDEKERKQYLYHATWSKIRNQTKFFKMTSFGKMLPKIRKQVDSDLSLEGMPKRKVLALVIRLMEETHIRVGNHYYAKNNKTYGLSTFRTRHVKTFKNGIKFEFIGKKGKEHSITVEDKLLIDLINQCEEIPGWELFKFYNENGEKQSIDSEMINDYIHEISGDMYSAKDFRTWSASKIFFETLIEKGYIEDEKENKKNILEGFDAAAEGLGNTRAVCRSYYIHPKLIETYETGEIIPYFKKVKEDKAPTYAQLSETEKVIHKLIKDYKIKIED
- a CDS encoding M42 family metallopeptidase — encoded protein: MKKSEVLDKKSLEFLETYLNNAAPTGYESEGQKLWMEYLKPYVDEFITDTYGTAVGVINPEAKYKVVIEGHADEISWYVNYISDEGLIYVVRNGGSDHQIAASKRVNIHTKKGIVKGVFGWPAIHTRDKEKEQSPKMDNICIDVGCDNKEDVEKLGVHVGCVITYPDEFFVLNGDKFVCRALDNRIGGFMIAQVARLLKENKKELPFGLYVTNSVQEEIGLRGAEMITHRIQPNVAIVTDVTHDTTTPMIEKKTNGLNKIGDGPVISYAPAVQNKLRELILDTAENKKIPFQRHASSRFTGTDTDAFAYSNGGVPSALISLPLRYMHTTVEMVHRDDVENVINLIYESLLNIKEGDSFSYFD